DNA from Aureimonas sp. AU20:
AAGCAGCTCGTGCGTGGCCTGACCTTCGGCGCCGTCAAGTAAGGGAGTAGACGACATGGCATCGATCCAACTCAAGAACGTCAGCAAGCGCTTCGGCGAGGCCGTGATCATCCCGGACCTGAATCTGGATATTCGCGACGGCGAGTTCGTGGTCTTCGTCGGGCCGTCCGGCTGCGGCAAGTCCACCCTGCTGCGCCTGATCGCGGGCTTGGAGGACACGTCGGACGGCGTGATTTCGATCGACGGGCGGGACGTCACCAACGTGCCGCCGGCCGGGCGCGGCCTTGCCATGGTGTTCCAGTCCTACGCGCTCTATCCCCACATGAGCGTCGGCGCCAATATTGGCTTTCCCCTGAAGATGGCGGGCGAAAGCAAGGACGTGATCGATCGTAAGGTCCGGGCGGCAGCGGCCACCCTGAACTTGACCGACTATCTCCAGCGCAAGCCGCGCGAGCTTTCGGGCGGCCAGCGCCAGCGCGTGGCGATCGGCCGGGCGATCGTGCGCAGCCCCAAGGGCTTCCTGTTCGACGAGCCGCTGTCCAACCTCGACGCGGCGTTGCGCGTCAACATGCGCCTGGAGATTTCCGAGCTGCACGCGCAGCTGAAGACGACGATGATCTACGTCACGCACGATCAGGTCGAGGCCATGACCATGGCCGACAAGATCGTCGTCCTGAACCGGGGCAACATCGAGCAGGTCGGCTCGCCGCTCGAACTCTACAGCAACCCGCGCAACATGTTCGTGGCCGGCTTCATCGGCAGCCCGAAGATGAACTTCCTTTCGGGCGCGGCGGCCGCCAAGCACGGCGCCAACACGATCGGCGTGCGCCCCGAGCATCTTGCCATCTCAAAGGACGGCGGCGAGTTGAAGGGCACGGCGGGGGTGTCCGAGCATCTTGGCTCCGACACGTTCATTCACGTGCGTCTCGATAATGGCGAGCAGGTGACCGCACGCGGCTTGGGCGACTACCGGGTCAGCCATGGCGATCCCGTCTACCTCACGCCCGAAGCCAACCGCATCCATCGTTTCGACCAGTCCGGTCTCGCCGTCGCGGCTTGAACGGGGCGCATGATACGCCCGGACGAGTGGACGGGCTTGGACTTCGCAGAGATGATTCGGAGTTGATAGGGCGGCAGCGATGCCGCCTTACTTCATTTCCGAGGCGGGGTTCGGTCCGGCAAACGCGCCGCAGGGCGACGCCGTACCGCGCTCGGAGAAGGGTCGGACCGATGGTCACGGACAATCCATTGACGTTCTCGCTCCGGTGACATAGTCGGCCGCAAGCAGGAGAGGGACGACCATGGCCAACAGGCAGGATCGACGTTACGCGGCCAAGCTGGCGCGGCAGGCGGCGAAGGGGGATCGTTCACCCGCCGCCAAGGCTCTTCTCAAGGCGGCGGCCGATTTCATGGCGGACCAGCCCATCGAGATCGATTTCTCGATGGAGGATATGGATCGGGCCTGGGATCGTCTGAAGCCTGTGCTCTGGGATCAGCTCGAAGAGGATTTTCCGCTTTTCCGACGCGCGCTGTTCGACGACTCGGCATCGCTTCAGGTGACGGCGACTTCGGCGGAGGGCGAGGAGATCGCTCTCGACATTCAGACGGTTCTGTTCCCGGTCGTCGGAAAGCGCGCGACGCTTGAGGCCTTCGCCGCCGACCAGGCGAAGCTTGACGAACTCGCCCGATCCTTGCGCGAGTCCGGCGTCGTGCCGGAGCGCTCGTCCGTCGCGATCATGCCGTCCGTCATCGCAGCCTTCTCCGCTGATCTCGATCTGTCGGGTCCGGATCTCGTCCATATGCTGACGAAGTCTCTCGCCGAAACCCTGCTCACGCCGGACGGCGCGGACGGAGCGCTGACATTCGAGGAAAAGGCCGACATGGTTCTCGAATGGATGCCCTCGCTGATGCCGGAAACGGACGGCGAAGAGGAGGTGTCGGGTTTCCTCGTCGGCGTCGTGGCGGTGGAGATCGACACTACGGAATTGTCGGAGGACGAGCTCGAAGCGCAGGACCTCTCCCTTGCGGCCGCCGGACAGTCCTGGGCCGACACCTATGCTTCTGATCTTCCGTTCCGCTTGGGCGGGTTGTCGCTCTGGTCCGATGCCGGCGTCGCGAGCGCCTGGCACAAGGTAGCCTGCGACATCGACGCGGAGATCGAGCGCCGTGGGTTGCCACGCGAGATCGCCGAGGTCCACGCTTATCTCGAAGGTGGGGTTGAGGAGTCACTCCTCGCTGTGCGGTGCGGCGTGAGCATGCTGGGTCCGTTCAGGGTGTCGAACAGGCTCGTCTTTACGGATGTGGATGGTTTCGCGGCCGAGGCGGAAAGCCTCGGAGGCGAGCTCATCGAGTACGAGCGCGCCGAACCATTGCTGAAACTGATTGCGGCAACGGGGGCCCGGTAGAGGAAAACCAGAGCGCGATCTTGTCCGTCGATCCTCGTACGGCCTTTTTGGATCGACATTGTTCTCAGCGAACGGCGTGGGGGGCAGGCGAGAGACCTCGCCCCCCACGCCGAGACAAGCTTCCGGTTCAGAACTTCGCAGTCATAGGATCGGAACCGATGCGGCCGTCGCTTGCGTCCAGCGCGGCGATGGCCGACAGGTCATCCGCATTGAGCCGGAAGTCGAACACATCGAGATTTTCGGCGATGCGGCTCGGCGTCACCGATTTCGGGATGACCACGAGCCCATTGTCGATGTGCCAGCGAATGATGATTTGTGCAGGCGTCTTGCCGTGCCGCTGCGCGATTTTCGCGATCGTGCCGTCCGAGAGCAGCTGGCCTTGGCCGAGCGGACTCCAGGACTGGGTGGCGATGCCGCGCGCCGCATGGGCCTCGCGCAAGGCGCGCTGCTGAAAGCGCGGGTGAAGCTCGATCTGGTTCAGAACGGGCGCAACGCCGGTTTCGCCGATCAGCCTGTCGAGATGCTCGGCCGTGAAGTTGGAAACGCCGATGGATTTCGCCCGGCCTTCCTCCCTCAGGCGAATGAACGCCTTCCATGTGTCCACGAAGAGACCGCGCGCGGGCGAGGGCCAGTGGATGAGGTAGAGATCGAC
Protein-coding regions in this window:
- a CDS encoding aldo/keto reductase, encoding MSEQTSIPLNDGRAIPQVGLGVWQVPDDTATGAVAEALNVGYRHVDTAAIYENERGVGAGLRKGSVTRDDVFLTTKLWNENQGFDSTLRAFEESLTRLGTDHVDLYLIHWPSPARGLFVDTWKAFIRLREEGRAKSIGVSNFTAEHLDRLIGETGVAPVLNQIELHPRFQQRALREAHAARGIATQSWSPLGQGQLLSDGTIAKIAQRHGKTPAQIIIRWHIDNGLVVIPKSVTPSRIAENLDVFDFRLNADDLSAIAALDASDGRIGSDPMTAKF
- a CDS encoding ABC transporter ATP-binding protein, translated to MASIQLKNVSKRFGEAVIIPDLNLDIRDGEFVVFVGPSGCGKSTLLRLIAGLEDTSDGVISIDGRDVTNVPPAGRGLAMVFQSYALYPHMSVGANIGFPLKMAGESKDVIDRKVRAAAATLNLTDYLQRKPRELSGGQRQRVAIGRAIVRSPKGFLFDEPLSNLDAALRVNMRLEISELHAQLKTTMIYVTHDQVEAMTMADKIVVLNRGNIEQVGSPLELYSNPRNMFVAGFIGSPKMNFLSGAAAAKHGANTIGVRPEHLAISKDGGELKGTAGVSEHLGSDTFIHVRLDNGEQVTARGLGDYRVSHGDPVYLTPEANRIHRFDQSGLAVAA